The Lolium rigidum isolate FL_2022 chromosome 1, APGP_CSIRO_Lrig_0.1, whole genome shotgun sequence region TGTGTGTGAAGTGATTTTTACTATAAACTATAAGTGTTGAAAATAAAATGCAAGATAAGTAAAGTGACAGGATTTATATGAAGTAACTAAAGGGAGTAATTGTTCAGTCAAATTTCTATtttatttgtgtggttgtcacaattagtgaatctcagtatagtctttttagtgtttcttGTAGAGAGGAACCATAGATTGGTGCAACCATAAACATGCGTAAATACAtcactagtgattgatcccaaggccaATTAAGAGAAAACAAGGGAATTGTTAAAACATAACGTCCAACCATcgttgtaagtttaaaggtccccatagttaTATCCCAtattgattaaccatgaattaatataacatgaatctaagaattgggacatggtttctgtCAAGTTCTAGCTGCCCCTCCTCCTAAGTCCTACcatcatgcaacggtgacaaccacATATATtctccaacatatgtgtgcattcaTATATCAATATAAGAGTTTagcatagaagataacaaatacttataaGGAACCATCACAAATATCTCACAATTACCATGAACAAGTCACTAATCAAATAAAGACATGGAGAGACAAAATGCCATGAGAAAGTGATAGATTGCAatacacatcatgtttgccaagagattacacaAGGGGTAGATGAATATGgtgctgatgatgaagatgatgatgatgatgatgatgatgatgatgatgatgatgatgatgatgatgatgatgaccacatcggaggggggtggagtccaccagaGGTGATTTCGGTAGCGCTTCCTCCCTCCGATCTCCGTCGGCGGTGGACTGCTGACTCTCTGTTTCTATGTTTTTATCTCCGCCGCCGTAGCCTCGAAGAAACCCTGAGGGTCGTATATATaggtttttttttagatcaaacgAAATCAGTGGGCGCGAACTTGAGGCAAATCGGACGGACGAAGGCGAAAAGGCAAATCCTCGTGCTTCTCGACTGCTGCGAGTTCAATTGACAATGTAAGTTTGTTCCTTTGGTTGTTGAGTATGAATTTTGTCTTAAAGAGTCTagtttgtttctttttttccctCTTGCAACGTTGATCTAATCGTTTTTTCACACGTTTGACTACACTAGATATGCTAGGATGGCCTAGGAATAGAAAAAATTGAAAGGGGACACAGAAATAAAAGATACAAAATTTGGAGGGGCTTCTCACAAAAATACACAGAAACGTTATGCCACATCAACCTGACAGTGGATCCGTCCTGTCATAAACAACGTCAAACGAGCTAAACTAGTGGATCAGTGTTTTGTGAGACAATTAGAGGGTTGACCGGTGGTGTTCTGAGAATTTTTTTAAAAGAGGCAGTGCTAGAaattttttggagactccaaactTTCTAGCCTCCTGCTTGCATGTGTGACACGTGTCCACTTTCACCTGAAATTTAGAATTTGCTTCGTAGCAGCAAAAAGCCTCCCGATTTTGCTTTATTGAAGCAAAAAATGGTTCAACTGAAATAGAAGGAGTGCCGCGACTCGTTCAGACTTTGTTTCGTCGGAGCAAAAAAGGTCCCACTTttacttcattgaagcaaaaaaaataaaataaatgattcacgtaaatacaaaaaagaaaaagacatgtcGGACGCAGCAGGCTGGAGACTCGCTAGAGATCCACTGAAGACCTCGCCGGTGGGGGATGATGCGACCGGCAACGTTGGTGCTGCAAGCCAGGGACCATGGTGCTACAAGTCGGAGCGACGACGCTACCATCTGGTGGAGGCGGTGCTTTAAGGAGTGGGCTTCGATGCTACGATGGTACAATATTGTTGCTTTAATTGTTCCCCTATTCCGCgactttagaagaaatgttttgcaACAAGGTCTCCGGCGATGTTCTCTGACGAGGTCGTGTTTTTAGTATAAATGCTGCAATGCTATAATAATATATTATTTTTGCTACAATTGTTCTGTCATGTTGCTACTTTAGTGTAAATgttttgctacgaggtctccggcTAAGTACGGTGctctggcgaggtctccggcgaagtACGGTGCTTCGACGAGGTCTTCGGCGAAGTACGTTGCTTCGATgaagtctccggcgaggtccacAACCGAATGgtctttctatttttatttttagtcgaaccttttttgcttcaatgaaacaAAAGTGGAGCTTTATTTTGCTTTAGTGAAGCAAAAGTGGAATTTAAAGCAAAACTAAACAGAGAATCCGATTTAACGACTCATATTGATTAGATTCAACGGTGGGAAATCCGGAGGTTGGGAGGCTTGTAGTATCCGGAGGATATAGaccattttctttaaaaaaatggTGTCTTCTTGAAGTCATTGCCAATGTGGAATTTTCTGTACTGATAAGAACCTATCCCATGTATCAAAGGAACTACAAATCTGACCAGTGATCTTGATAGGGCAAACTACGCTCTCTATATAGCACTCTCCATTTTTAAGGTCTCGTATGGACCAGAGAAGTGCGCTTCCCCGGAATTTAGCGCCCAAAACGCATTCCCCTTCGATGGAGTCCCCTGATCTCTCATTATTTTTGGCTTTGCCTCCATTGTCCTCCCTTCTCCGTCTCGCTCACTCGCGTCCCCCATGATCTCCCCTCTCCACACACACGCACCTCGCCGATCGACCGCTTGATGCCGCATGCCCCAATCGGCGCTGCCACCGTCgtccgccgcggccgcggccgcggcagaCCCCGAGCCCTCCTGCTCCGAGGATGGGGCGAGGGAGATGGACGACGAGGACCTCGTGGAGGACCTCCTCGCCACCGTCAACTCGGCTCGTGCCTACGCCGACTTCCGCCGCACCCAGCGCAAGGAATGCCACAATCTTCTTCGCTGGCTGCAGCTCGTCCTCCCGCTCCTCGAGGAGCTCCGCGACTCCACGCCCCGTCTCACGGAGGACGCCTACCGCCGCCTCACCCTGCTCGGCCGAGCattcgccgccgcgcgccgcctcctccgctcctGCAATGACGGCAGCAAGATCTTCCTGGTCTGATCCGATGATCATCCATTCATTGATTCTTGGTCGTTCTTGCAATGTGTGATCTACTGATCTCGAGTCTTGACCATTGAGCGCAATATAATCCATTTCAGGCGCTGGAGAGCGAGGCCGTGCTGGGGAGGTTCCGCACTGTGTACGAGAAGATGAACTCTGCGTTGGACGGAATGCCGTACGAGGAGCTCGGCATCTCCGATGAAGTCATGGAGCAGGTAAGCGCATCATCAATAGCTGTTCGTGCATGCCATTCATTCAGCGATCAAGTATCGCAGTTTCACACGTATATATGTTGCTGTTGTTCAAGGTGGAGCTGATGAACGCACAGCTGATGAGATGCAAGAAGAGAACAGACACGCAGGACATAGAGCTGTCCATGGATCTCATGGTGATACTCCAGAACAACAAGGACGACGAGAGGAACGCGGACAGGGCGATACTGGATAGGCTGGCCAGCAAGCTGGAGCTGCAGACGCTGCCGGATCTCAGGGCGGAGACGGTGGCCATAAAGAAGCTCATCAAGGAGCGAAATGGGCAGCAAGAGGAGAGCACCAAGCAGATCGTCGAGCTCCTCAACAAGTTCAAGGCCATCGCCGGCATCGACGAGACGAACGTCCTCGGCGGCGAGGTCTTCGTGACCAAATCTCTCGACAAGTGCCCCTCGTTGATGATCCCGGACGACTTCCTCTGCCCGATCACATTGGAGATCATGACGGATCCTGTCATTGTGGCCAGTGGACAGGCACGCACATTTTCATATCTCGACTCCTCGTACAGCAGATGAATAATCTTTGGAACGCGAGATTTAAATAAATTCGATCGTTTGAATCTTGTAGACGTACGAGAGGAGAAGCATCCAGAGGTGGCTTGACAGCGGGGAGAGGACGTGCCCCAAGACGCGGCAGCCGCTGGCGCACCTGTCGCTGGCGCCCAACTACGCGCTCAAGAACCTGATCCTGCAGTGGTGCGACAAGCACAAGGTGGAGCTGCAGAGGAGGGAGCCGGAGCCCGTGGCTGAACAAGACGAGCGGCCGAAAGAGGACATCCCGTCGCTGGTGGAAGCGTTGTCGTCGATCCACTCTGACGTGCAGCGGAAGGCGGCCAAGAAGATCCGGGTGCTctccaaggagtctccggagaacaGGGCGCTCATCGCCGGCAACGGCGGCATCCCGGCCCTGATCGGCCTGCTGGCCTACCCGGACAAGAAGGTGCAGGAgaacacggtgacctcgctgctgAACCTGTCCATTGACCAGAGCAACAAGATCTTCATCACCAAGGGGGGAGCCATCCCGCTCATCATCGAGATCCTCAGGAATGGCAGCGCGGTGGGGCAGGAGAACTCGGCCGCGACGCTCTTCAGCCTGTCCATGCTTGACGAAAACAAGGTGACGATCGGGACCCTGGGTGGCATCGCGCCGCTGGTGGAGCTCCTGAGGAACGGCACCGTCCGGGGCAAGAAGGACGCCGCCACGGCCATCTTCAACCTCATCCTCAACCAGCAGAACAAGGTCAGGGCCACCCACGCGGGCATCGTCCCGGTGCTGCTCAAGGTCATCGACGACAAGAACCTCGGGATGGTCGATGAGGCGCTCTCCATCTTCCTCTTGCTGTCTTCGCACGCCGCCTGCCTCGGCGAGGTCGGCACGACGCAGTTCGTCGAGAAGCTCGTGCAGCTCATCAAGGAAGGGACGCCCAAGAATCAGGAGTGCGCGCTGTCCGTCCTGCTGGAGCTGGGAACCAAGAAGCAGCCGCTCCTGGTGCACGCGCTCAGATTCGGCCTCCACGAGCACCTCTCGAAGATCGCCAGGACCGGCACTAGTAGAGCGCAGAGGAAGGCCAACTCTCTCATTCAGCTGGCGAAGAAGTGCTACTAAGTGTCAGGACCCATTTGTGACTGTAATTTAATACTGCTTTTGATAGAAATTACATTGTACGTCCTGTTCTCACTTCTCAGTGATGCATATGGGATGTATCTGTATGATGCAACAGGAACACTACTTAAGCGCAAATTGGAAATAGGAAATACGGACAACCAATGGACCGCTTTGCTACCAATTCCCTGCACTTTCCTCACACGCTTTAAGGCCTCAATTGCTCATTGTTGGAATGATGGAATATGGATAATCCCTCTAAATCATATCACATCACATCCAACCGAGCTGCGGGAAAAAAAGAAGCTCTGATGGCGTTCTTAAGAACGTGTCCTCTTCATATAGTAGGGGCTGGAGGATAAACAAAACTGAAACTTTCTCACAAagggaaaatctttgcatggcaGCTGATAAAAGGAAGGATCAAGGTCAGATCAGTTCTATTTAGACAAAAAAAATTGTGAATTATGAAAAATGCCCTTTTGGGTGCACGGCCAGAGAAACTGATGAACACTTTGCATTGTATTGCGTACAAACTCTGCAAATCCTTCGGTGACCCAGGATTTTGCTACAACATAAAAAAAtactcacatttcaaaaaaaagttagtaaaatACTGTGAAAATTGCAATGTACTTCGGCATATGAAGTAATAAATAGCGTTTAATATAAAGGttgatgtttcaaaaaaaaagttagtaaaatACTGTGAAAATTGCAACGTACTTCGGCATATGAAGTAATAAATAGCGTTTAATATAAAGGTTGATGTCATAAATGTGTCAGGCAGAGCTGTATGTTCACGATCCTCCAATTACTAAAAGAAACGAGAAAAAATGATACTACACATTCTACGAGGAAGGACAATACAATGGCAAGTACAAGAACTCCGGGTAGCCGCTTCGTATTAAGATAGATGTCAGCCGTAGAAGAGCACATTGTACTTAAACGGGTGAGTGTTGAA contains the following coding sequences:
- the LOC124670646 gene encoding U-box domain-containing protein 15-like, with product MPQSALPPSSAAAAAAADPEPSCSEDGAREMDDEDLVEDLLATVNSARAYADFRRTQRKECHNLLRWLQLVLPLLEELRDSTPRLTEDAYRRLTLLGRAFAAARRLLRSCNDGSKIFLALESEAVLGRFRTVYEKMNSALDGMPYEELGISDEVMEQVELMNAQLMRCKKRTDTQDIELSMDLMVILQNNKDDERNADRAILDRLASKLELQTLPDLRAETVAIKKLIKERNGQQEESTKQIVELLNKFKAIAGIDETNVLGGEVFVTKSLDKCPSLMIPDDFLCPITLEIMTDPVIVASGQTYERRSIQRWLDSGERTCPKTRQPLAHLSLAPNYALKNLILQWCDKHKVELQRREPEPVAEQDERPKEDIPSLVEALSSIHSDVQRKAAKKIRVLSKESPENRALIAGNGGIPALIGLLAYPDKKVQENTVTSLLNLSIDQSNKIFITKGGAIPLIIEILRNGSAVGQENSAATLFSLSMLDENKVTIGTLGGIAPLVELLRNGTVRGKKDAATAIFNLILNQQNKVRATHAGIVPVLLKVIDDKNLGMVDEALSIFLLLSSHAACLGEVGTTQFVEKLVQLIKEGTPKNQECALSVLLELGTKKQPLLVHALRFGLHEHLSKIARTGTSRAQRKANSLIQLAKKCY